A single window of Microbacterium croceum DNA harbors:
- a CDS encoding DNA modification methylase, which produces MKSRLVASAAISALVLLGATGCTFITPQSTKIEYSGSDGVNISDEDGPLAVRNAFIVANEDGSVGNFIAAVVNPTEERATLTISVAGNDFTETVPAGDRVSFGADAEPLRIVGLNAKPGSTIEMHFQSGDSIGVKTQVPVLDGSLPYYADLVPSDD; this is translated from the coding sequence CGTTCTTCTCGGCGCGACCGGCTGCACGTTCATCACGCCGCAGTCGACGAAGATCGAATACTCCGGCTCTGACGGCGTGAACATCTCCGACGAAGACGGTCCCCTCGCAGTGCGCAACGCATTCATCGTCGCGAACGAAGACGGCTCCGTCGGCAACTTCATCGCCGCGGTCGTCAACCCCACAGAAGAACGGGCGACACTGACGATCAGCGTCGCGGGCAACGACTTCACCGAGACGGTCCCCGCCGGTGACCGCGTGAGCTTCGGCGCAGACGCCGAACCGCTGCGCATCGTCGGCCTGAACGCGAAGCCCGGCTCCACGATCGAGATGCACTTCCAGTCGGGCGACTCCATCGGGGTCAAGACGCAGGTGCCCGTGCTCGACGGCTCGCTGCCGTACTACGCCGATCTCGTTCCTTCCGACGACTGA